A genomic segment from Micromonospora echinaurantiaca encodes:
- the dnaG gene encoding DNA primase, whose translation MYAEGVASMAGRIRDEDIALVRERTSIADVISETVTLKSAGGGNLKGLCPFHDEKSPSFNVSPARNVWYCFGCGAGGDAIKFLMDAEHLSFVEAVERLAARAGIQLRYVEGDQAAPRAARPQHGQKQRLVAAHAAAVEFYRAQLGTAGARPAREFLARRGFDKAAAERYGCGFAPDGWDLLTKHLRQQGFTHDELVTAGLSRPARSGSLIDRFRRRLMWPIRDITGDVIGFGARKLFDDDDGPKYLNTPETPIYKKSHVLYGIDQAKREIAKQGKVVVVEGYTDVMACHLADVPTAVATCGTAFGADHIAVLRRVLFDSDERAGEIIFTFDGDAAGQKAALRAFEDDQRFVGRTFIAVSPDNMDPCELRLAKGDLAVRDLVARREPLVDFALRHVISRYDLDTVDGRVEAMRRAAPLVAKLKDREKRPEYVRKLAGDLGMEIEPVQRAVLAAASGQPGREAAPAPSRPARPEPTVDSPQSMVEREALKLALQEPVLAGPMFDAVEAVEYRHPVHAAVRAAVAAVGGASAATGGAVWISSVRDACEDLAAQALVGELAVEPLRIDGEPDPRYVSVTMARLQWGSVTSRIKELKSRIQRINPVSNKDEYFALFGELLSLEQHARALREQAAGGL comes from the coding sequence ATGTACGCCGAGGGGGTGGCGAGCATGGCTGGGCGGATCCGAGACGAGGACATCGCGCTGGTCCGCGAGCGCACCTCGATCGCGGACGTGATCTCCGAGACGGTGACCCTGAAGTCGGCCGGCGGCGGCAACCTCAAGGGCCTGTGCCCGTTCCACGACGAGAAGAGCCCCTCGTTCAACGTCTCGCCCGCCCGCAACGTCTGGTACTGCTTCGGCTGCGGCGCCGGTGGCGACGCGATCAAGTTCCTGATGGACGCCGAGCACCTGAGCTTCGTCGAGGCGGTCGAACGGCTCGCCGCCCGGGCCGGCATCCAGCTGCGCTACGTCGAGGGCGACCAGGCCGCGCCGCGGGCCGCCCGGCCGCAGCACGGGCAGAAGCAGCGCCTGGTCGCCGCGCACGCCGCCGCCGTCGAGTTCTACCGGGCCCAGCTCGGCACGGCCGGGGCCCGGCCGGCCCGGGAGTTCCTCGCCCGCCGCGGCTTCGACAAGGCCGCCGCCGAGCGCTACGGGTGCGGGTTCGCCCCGGACGGCTGGGACCTGCTCACCAAGCACCTGCGTCAGCAGGGCTTCACGCACGACGAGCTGGTCACCGCCGGGCTGTCCCGGCCGGCCCGTTCCGGCTCGCTGATCGACCGGTTCCGCCGCCGGTTGATGTGGCCGATCCGGGACATCACCGGTGACGTGATCGGCTTCGGCGCCCGGAAGCTCTTCGACGACGACGACGGCCCGAAGTACCTGAACACCCCCGAGACGCCGATCTACAAGAAGTCGCACGTCCTCTACGGCATCGACCAGGCCAAGCGCGAGATCGCCAAGCAGGGCAAGGTGGTCGTGGTCGAGGGCTACACCGACGTGATGGCCTGCCACCTGGCCGACGTGCCGACGGCGGTGGCGACCTGCGGCACCGCGTTCGGCGCCGACCACATCGCCGTGCTGCGCCGGGTGCTCTTCGACAGCGACGAACGGGCCGGCGAGATCATCTTCACCTTCGACGGGGACGCCGCCGGGCAGAAGGCCGCGCTGCGGGCGTTCGAGGACGACCAGCGCTTCGTCGGGCGTACCTTCATCGCGGTCAGCCCCGACAACATGGACCCATGCGAGCTGCGGCTGGCCAAGGGTGACCTGGCGGTGCGCGACCTGGTCGCCCGCCGCGAGCCGCTGGTCGACTTCGCGCTGCGCCACGTGATCAGCCGGTACGACCTGGACACGGTCGACGGTCGGGTGGAGGCGATGCGTCGGGCCGCGCCCCTGGTCGCCAAGCTCAAGGACCGGGAGAAGCGCCCGGAGTACGTCCGCAAGCTCGCCGGCGACCTCGGCATGGAGATCGAGCCGGTGCAGCGGGCCGTGCTGGCCGCCGCCTCCGGCCAACCCGGCCGGGAGGCCGCGCCCGCACCGTCCCGGCCGGCCAGGCCCGAACCGACCGTGGACAGCCCGCAGTCGATGGTCGAGCGCGAGGCGCTCAAGCTCGCCCTCCAGGAGCCGGTGCTGGCCGGGCCGATGTTCGACGCGGTCGAGGCGGTGGAGTACCGCCATCCAGTGCACGCCGCGGTGCGCGCCGCCGTGGCGGCGGTCGGCGGGGCGTCGGCCGCGACCGGCGGCGCGGTCTGGATCTCCTCGGTCCGCGACGCCTGCGAGGATCTCGCCGCCCAGGCGCTCGTCGGCGAACTGGCCGTGGAGCCGCTGCGGATCGACGGCGAGCCGGATCCGCGCTACGTCTCGGTAACCATGGCCCGGTTGCAGTGGGGCTCGGTGACCAGCCGGATCAAGGAACTCAAGTCGCGGATCCAGCGGATCAACCCGGTCAGCAACAAGGACGAGTACTTCGCGCTCTTCGGCGAGCTGCTCTCGCTGGAGCAGCACGCCCGGGCGCTGCGCGAGCAGGCCGCGGGAGGGCTGTGA
- a CDS encoding TAXI family TRAP transporter solute-binding subunit — MSGNRIRLLAGVGVLALAAAGVAGCGGRQGGAAKDDTASEVTCEVTADTRVGIATGNATGVYYPVGNALAGQLSGTTGGKLTGTAAETGASVQNIEQLVAGQYDVAFSLFDSAVNAVQGKGSFTAAQPVEALARIYDNYTQVVVRADAGIASVADMRGKRISTGSPKSGTEVIANRLLEAAGLDPAKDVQAQRLDLAKTVQGVKDGSIDGFFWSGGVPTGGLTDLFTTTGDQVKFIDITPLLPKMAELNPAYQAGTISKDAYGTAADTPTIVVPNVLLVRKDLDANVACAITRTVFERKDALAQANPAAKGISLETARRTEPVPLHRGADKALRDLGAN, encoded by the coding sequence GTGAGCGGGAACAGGATTCGGCTGCTGGCGGGGGTGGGCGTGCTCGCCCTCGCCGCGGCGGGCGTGGCGGGCTGCGGCGGCCGGCAGGGCGGCGCGGCGAAGGACGACACCGCCAGCGAGGTCACCTGCGAGGTGACCGCGGACACCCGGGTGGGCATCGCGACCGGAAACGCGACCGGCGTCTACTACCCGGTCGGCAACGCCCTCGCGGGCCAGCTCTCCGGCACCACCGGAGGGAAGCTGACCGGCACCGCCGCCGAGACCGGCGCGTCGGTGCAGAACATCGAGCAGCTGGTCGCCGGCCAGTACGACGTCGCCTTCTCGCTCTTCGACAGCGCGGTCAACGCGGTGCAGGGCAAGGGCAGCTTCACCGCCGCGCAGCCGGTCGAGGCGCTCGCCCGGATCTACGACAACTACACGCAGGTCGTGGTGCGGGCCGACGCGGGCATCGCCTCGGTGGCGGACATGCGGGGCAAGCGAATCTCCACCGGCTCCCCCAAGTCCGGCACGGAGGTGATCGCCAACCGGCTGCTCGAGGCCGCCGGCCTGGATCCGGCCAAGGACGTCCAGGCGCAGCGGCTCGACCTCGCCAAGACGGTGCAGGGCGTCAAGGACGGCAGCATCGACGGCTTCTTCTGGTCCGGCGGGGTGCCCACCGGCGGCCTGACCGACCTCTTCACCACCACTGGTGACCAGGTGAAGTTCATCGACATCACGCCGCTGCTGCCGAAGATGGCCGAGCTGAACCCGGCCTACCAGGCGGGCACGATCAGCAAGGACGCGTACGGCACGGCGGCGGACACGCCGACCATCGTGGTGCCGAACGTGCTGCTGGTGCGCAAGGACCTGGACGCGAACGTGGCCTGCGCGATCACCCGGACGGTGTTCGAGCGCAAGGACGCGCTGGCCCAGGCCAACCCGGCCGCGAAGGGCATCAGCCTGGAGACGGCCCGCCGGACGGAGCCCGTACCGCTGCACCGCGGCGCGGACAAGGCGCTGCGCGACCTGGGCGCCAACTGA
- a CDS encoding TRAP transporter permease gives MADAATSDLAARFEDEKPGRTLTGPAGLLLAGVALAVATLALWQVFRPLPQGSKYYLIIFLAGVLPLVFLAYPADLPLPARLRRATRPARSGTDRPGRVDEPGRPVGDARPTLPDWALAGLALVACLYPVLPVRLGAGGGGYNAFLDRQGLLVPLDLVMGTVLLLLLLEACRRTTGWILPAVCLLFLGYGYYGGLLPQSWPVAHAGLDFTQLVDAFYNSDSGFYGTPLDVAASYIVLFTIYGAVLDFSGAGRFFVNLSTAAFRRSRTAAGRTAVASGFLLGTVSGSGAATTVSIGAVTWPILRRAGYPPERAGGMLAAAGVGAILSPPTLGAAAFIIAEYLGVSYLQVLGWATVPTVLYYLGILLAVEIDARRSGVRPVLIDTASPWRLLARFGYHFASLVAIVVLLAVGFSATRAVVLATVLAAALSFLDRAHRLTPARLAAALGAGVRGVLAVTAVCAAAGIITATTTKTGLGPQAAALLVSGAQAVASDPTLVLALTAVLAAVALSLLGLAVPVTASFIIGWVIIGPALLDLGVSTPAVAMFVFYFAVLSEVSPPTALAAVAAAAVTGGRLVPTMWQTLRYALPAYLTPIAFVLTPAGLGLLGIGGARRIAVAAVVVALSVAVLAVAAGGWLPGVGPAGVPERVLGALAGVTLLWLEPVPVAVGVALTAVAATGVLVRRGSAGRAAGPRAGSPEVREV, from the coding sequence GTGGCCGACGCCGCGACGTCCGACCTGGCCGCCCGGTTCGAGGACGAGAAGCCCGGCCGGACCCTCACCGGGCCGGCCGGTCTGCTGCTCGCCGGCGTGGCGCTCGCGGTCGCCACGCTCGCCCTCTGGCAGGTGTTCCGCCCACTGCCGCAGGGCAGCAAGTACTACCTGATCATCTTCCTGGCGGGCGTACTGCCGCTGGTCTTCCTGGCCTACCCGGCCGACCTGCCGCTGCCGGCCCGGCTCCGGCGCGCGACCCGGCCCGCCCGGTCCGGCACGGACCGACCGGGCAGAGTGGACGAACCGGGCCGGCCGGTGGGCGACGCGCGGCCGACCCTGCCGGATTGGGCGCTGGCCGGCCTGGCCCTGGTCGCCTGCCTCTACCCCGTGCTGCCGGTCCGCCTCGGCGCAGGCGGCGGCGGGTACAACGCCTTCCTCGACCGGCAGGGCCTGCTCGTGCCGCTGGACCTGGTGATGGGCACGGTGCTGCTCCTGCTGCTGCTGGAGGCGTGCCGCCGCACCACCGGCTGGATCCTGCCCGCGGTCTGCCTGCTGTTCCTCGGCTACGGCTACTACGGCGGGCTGCTGCCGCAGTCCTGGCCGGTCGCCCACGCCGGGCTCGACTTCACCCAACTGGTCGACGCCTTCTACAACTCCGACAGCGGCTTCTACGGCACCCCGCTCGACGTCGCCGCCTCGTACATCGTGCTCTTCACTATCTACGGCGCGGTGCTCGACTTCTCCGGCGCCGGGCGGTTCTTCGTCAACCTGTCCACCGCCGCGTTCCGCCGGTCGCGGACCGCCGCCGGGCGGACCGCCGTCGCCTCCGGCTTCCTGCTCGGCACCGTCTCCGGCTCCGGCGCCGCGACGACGGTCAGCATCGGCGCGGTGACCTGGCCGATCCTGCGCCGGGCCGGCTACCCGCCGGAGCGGGCCGGCGGCATGCTCGCGGCGGCCGGGGTGGGCGCCATCCTCTCGCCGCCGACGCTGGGCGCCGCGGCGTTCATCATCGCCGAGTACCTGGGCGTGTCGTACCTGCAGGTGCTCGGCTGGGCGACCGTGCCGACCGTCCTGTACTACCTCGGCATCCTGCTGGCCGTGGAGATCGACGCCCGGCGGTCCGGGGTTCGCCCGGTGCTGATCGACACCGCCTCGCCGTGGCGGCTGCTGGCCCGGTTCGGCTACCACTTCGCCTCGCTGGTCGCCATCGTCGTGCTGCTCGCCGTCGGGTTCTCCGCCACCCGCGCGGTGGTGCTGGCCACCGTCCTGGCCGCCGCGCTGTCCTTCCTGGACCGGGCCCACCGGCTCACCCCGGCCCGGCTCGCCGCGGCCCTCGGCGCCGGCGTACGCGGAGTGCTGGCGGTGACCGCCGTCTGCGCCGCCGCCGGCATCATCACCGCCACCACCACCAAGACCGGCCTCGGCCCCCAGGCGGCCGCGCTGCTGGTGAGCGGCGCGCAGGCGGTCGCCTCGGACCCGACCCTGGTGCTCGCGCTCACCGCGGTGCTCGCCGCCGTCGCGCTCAGCCTGCTCGGCCTGGCCGTGCCGGTCACCGCCTCGTTCATCATCGGCTGGGTGATCATCGGTCCGGCGCTGCTCGACCTCGGCGTGTCGACGCCCGCCGTGGCGATGTTCGTCTTCTACTTCGCGGTGCTCTCCGAGGTCTCCCCGCCGACCGCGCTGGCCGCCGTCGCGGCCGCGGCGGTCACCGGCGGCCGGCTGGTGCCGACCATGTGGCAGACCCTGCGGTACGCCCTGCCGGCCTACCTGACGCCGATCGCCTTCGTGCTCACCCCGGCCGGTCTCGGGCTGCTCGGCATCGGCGGCGCGCGACGGATCGCGGTCGCCGCCGTGGTGGTGGCGCTCAGCGTCGCCGTGCTGGCCGTGGCGGCGGGCGGCTGGCTGCCCGGCGTCGGCCCGGCCGGCGTGCCGGAGCGCGTCCTCGGCGCGCTGGCCGGCGTGACCCTGCTCTGGCTCGAACCGGTGCCGGTGGCGGTCGGTGTCGCGCTGACGGCCGTGGCCGCCACCGGAGTGCTCGTACGACGCGGATCCGCCGGCCGGGCCGCCGGGCCGCGCGCCGGATCACCGGAGGTCAGGGAGGTATGA
- a CDS encoding ABC transporter ATP-binding protein — protein sequence MTTAQPLIQARGLVKRFGDFTAVDGIDVEVRSGEAFGFLGPNGAGKSSTMRMVGCISPPSGGELRILGMDPVRDGPAIRARLGVCPQLDNLDPELTVRENLTTYARYFGIPRRVARARAAELLDFVQLSERADSKVEPLSGGMKRRLTIARALVNEPEIVLLDEPTTGLDPQARHLVWERLFRLKQQGVTLVLTTHYMDEAEQLCDRLVVMDGGRIVAEGSPRALIEQHSTREVVELRFAAESQEAFAGKVDGLAERVEVLPDRILLYVPDGDAAVAEVNALGLTPANVLVRRSSLEDVFLHLTGRTLVD from the coding sequence GTGACCACGGCTCAACCACTCATCCAGGCCCGGGGGCTGGTGAAGCGGTTCGGCGACTTCACCGCCGTCGACGGCATCGACGTCGAGGTGCGCTCCGGCGAGGCGTTCGGCTTCCTCGGGCCGAACGGCGCGGGCAAGTCCTCGACCATGCGGATGGTCGGCTGCATCTCCCCGCCCAGCGGCGGTGAGCTGCGCATCCTCGGCATGGATCCGGTCCGCGACGGCCCGGCGATCCGGGCCCGCCTCGGTGTCTGCCCGCAGCTCGACAACCTCGACCCCGAGCTGACCGTCCGGGAGAATCTGACGACCTACGCCCGCTACTTCGGCATCCCCCGCCGGGTGGCCCGGGCCCGCGCCGCCGAGCTGCTCGACTTCGTCCAGCTCAGCGAGCGCGCCGACAGCAAGGTCGAGCCGCTCTCCGGCGGCATGAAGCGCCGGCTCACCATCGCCCGTGCCCTGGTCAACGAGCCGGAGATCGTCCTGCTCGACGAGCCGACCACCGGCCTCGACCCGCAGGCCCGGCACCTGGTCTGGGAGCGGTTGTTCCGGCTCAAGCAGCAGGGCGTCACGCTGGTGCTCACCACGCACTACATGGACGAGGCCGAGCAGCTCTGCGACCGGCTGGTGGTGATGGACGGCGGCCGGATCGTCGCCGAGGGCTCACCGCGGGCGCTGATCGAGCAGCACTCCACCCGCGAGGTGGTCGAGTTGCGCTTCGCCGCCGAGTCCCAGGAGGCGTTCGCCGGCAAGGTCGACGGGCTGGCGGAGCGGGTCGAGGTGCTGCCCGACCGCATCCTGCTCTACGTCCCCGACGGCGACGCGGCGGTGGCCGAGGTCAACGCCCTCGGGCTCACCCCGGCCAACGTGCTGGTCCGGCGCAGCAGCCTGGAGGACGTCTTCCTGCACCTGACCGGGCGCACCCTGGTCGACTGA
- a CDS encoding flavin reductase: MPRYRPHVAARPSWRCRVCGAAWPCSPARLALLGEYRENRVGLLIYLGTLMCEATGDLADLNGQVVPDKLADRFLNWARAR; encoded by the coding sequence ATGCCGCGCTACCGCCCGCACGTGGCGGCGCGGCCGTCCTGGCGCTGCCGGGTGTGCGGCGCCGCCTGGCCCTGCTCCCCGGCGCGGCTGGCGCTGCTCGGCGAGTACCGGGAGAACCGGGTTGGCCTGCTGATCTACCTCGGCACGCTGATGTGCGAGGCCACCGGCGACCTGGCCGACCTGAACGGGCAGGTGGTGCCGGACAAGCTCGCCGACCGCTTCCTGAACTGGGCGAGGGCGCGGTGA
- a CDS encoding helix-turn-helix domain-containing protein yields the protein MERSSMLDHFAEELRLARATSGMSQTALAEALSYSGALVAKVETCERRPSLDFARRCDAVFGADGRFERIQRRISRETVVPWVRDWTGIEAEATALRWFEPLCVPGLLQTEGYARALLTGAGLFAPDEIEQQMIARLDRQAVLTLDRPPLLTAVVDEYVLRRRIGGSEVMREQLRQLVKLGSALPRVRIQVVPFSAGAYGGVNGPFVIATSPQSEDVVYLEGQLHGQVIDRAEYVRQMVDVWESIRGEALSQQQSLDLIAEVAETWT from the coding sequence GTGGAACGCTCGTCCATGTTGGACCACTTCGCGGAGGAGCTGCGGCTGGCCCGGGCCACCAGCGGCATGTCACAGACCGCGCTGGCCGAGGCGCTGAGCTACTCGGGCGCGCTGGTCGCCAAGGTGGAGACGTGCGAGCGCCGCCCGAGCCTCGACTTCGCCCGCCGCTGCGACGCGGTCTTCGGCGCGGACGGCCGCTTCGAGCGCATCCAACGCCGGATCAGCCGCGAGACCGTGGTGCCGTGGGTCCGCGACTGGACCGGGATCGAGGCGGAGGCGACGGCGCTGCGCTGGTTTGAACCGCTGTGCGTGCCGGGCCTGTTGCAGACCGAGGGGTACGCCCGTGCACTACTGACCGGTGCCGGACTGTTCGCGCCGGACGAGATCGAGCAGCAGATGATAGCCCGCCTGGACCGTCAGGCCGTGCTCACCCTCGATCGGCCGCCGCTGCTCACCGCCGTCGTGGACGAGTACGTGCTCCGACGACGGATCGGTGGATCGGAGGTCATGCGCGAGCAGCTTCGCCAGCTGGTGAAGCTCGGCTCGGCCCTGCCGCGGGTCCGAATCCAGGTCGTGCCGTTCTCCGCGGGTGCCTATGGTGGGGTCAACGGACCTTTCGTGATTGCCACCTCGCCGCAGAGCGAGGATGTCGTCTACTTGGAGGGACAACTCCACGGACAGGTGATCGACCGTGCCGAGTATGTGCGGCAGATGGTCGACGTTTGGGAGTCGATCCGTGGTGAGGCACTATCGCAGCAGCAGTCCCTTGACCTGATAGCGGAAGTGGCGGAGACATGGACCTGA
- a CDS encoding DUF397 domain-containing protein, with protein MDLTGARWRKSSRSNGQGGACVEVADNLPGLVAVRDSKDPSGPALTFGPDAWRAFIAGVARR; from the coding sequence ATGGACCTGACCGGCGCCCGTTGGCGCAAGAGCAGCCGAAGCAACGGCCAAGGTGGTGCGTGCGTGGAGGTGGCCGACAACCTGCCCGGTCTGGTGGCGGTCCGCGATTCCAAGGACCCGAGCGGCCCGGCCCTGACCTTCGGCCCGGACGCCTGGCGCGCGTTCATCGCAGGCGTCGCCCGGCGGTAG
- a CDS encoding PadR family transcriptional regulator has protein sequence MEPLGRIGAATVDVLRVLVDSDRPRWGLEIIKVTGRPSGSVYPLLERLERNGWVTSHWEDETDRRGPRRRMYQLTADGAVAARRVCAQAVVRAANQRPARLREA, from the coding sequence GTGGAGCCACTCGGACGCATCGGTGCCGCGACGGTCGACGTCCTGCGGGTGCTGGTCGACAGCGACCGGCCGCGCTGGGGGTTGGAGATCATCAAGGTCACCGGGCGGCCGTCCGGCAGCGTCTACCCGCTGCTGGAACGGTTGGAGCGCAACGGCTGGGTGACCTCGCACTGGGAGGACGAGACCGACCGCCGCGGCCCACGGCGGCGGATGTACCAGCTCACCGCCGACGGCGCGGTGGCCGCCCGGCGGGTCTGCGCCCAGGCCGTCGTCCGGGCGGCGAACCAGCGCCCGGCCCGACTGCGGGAGGCGTGA
- a CDS encoding ArsR/SmtB family transcription factor: MPEDDVFLALANPVRRRLLQLLAEGPRTAGDLADQFELSRPAVAEHLQVLRRAALVCDEPKGRQRHYHLTAEPLAQVGDWLHPFERFWRQRLRSLADVAEEDE; this comes from the coding sequence GTGCCTGAAGACGACGTGTTCCTCGCGCTGGCAAACCCGGTTCGTCGCAGACTGCTGCAGTTGCTCGCGGAGGGACCTCGAACGGCTGGCGACCTCGCCGACCAGTTCGAGTTGAGCCGGCCCGCGGTCGCCGAACACCTGCAGGTGCTCCGGCGCGCCGCGCTGGTGTGCGATGAACCCAAGGGTCGCCAACGGCACTACCACCTCACCGCGGAGCCCCTCGCCCAGGTCGGCGACTGGCTCCACCCGTTCGAGCGATTCTGGCGCCAGCGGCTGCGCTCGCTCGCCGATGTTGCCGAGGAGGACGAATGA
- a CDS encoding SRPBCC family protein, giving the protein MTTTNTDTIAIDQFVDAPPSKVWRTLTEPELHARWWVPGDIAATVGHRFHLQMPGWGSVPCEVLEVVPEQKLVYTFNETWTLTWRLAAEGRGTRLFFEHSGFDFEQKSERDAFNRMGPGWRNKVLPQLVQTASQLTD; this is encoded by the coding sequence ATGACCACAACCAACACCGACACGATCGCCATCGACCAGTTCGTCGACGCCCCACCGAGCAAGGTCTGGCGCACGCTCACCGAGCCCGAACTGCACGCCCGCTGGTGGGTTCCCGGCGACATCGCCGCGACCGTCGGTCACCGCTTCCACCTTCAGATGCCCGGCTGGGGATCGGTGCCCTGCGAAGTGCTCGAAGTCGTCCCCGAACAGAAGCTCGTCTACACCTTCAACGAGACCTGGACGCTGACCTGGCGTCTCGCCGCGGAAGGCAGAGGCACTCGCCTGTTCTTCGAGCACAGCGGATTCGACTTCGAACAGAAGTCCGAACGTGACGCCTTCAACCGCATGGGACCCGGATGGCGAAACAAGGTGCTGCCGCAACTCGTCCAGACCGCCAGCCAGCTCACCGACTGA
- a CDS encoding ABC transporter permease produces the protein MTQQARERARPPLPRVPALAVLAHYLVGYRRTWRAGVFSSFLLPVLTVVGFGLGVGAYIDQGVGGVRYLDWLVPGLIASTALQVAIGESTWPVFSNFQWIKTYFAQSAAPLRVADILTGHLAFVLFRVLTTIAAFLLVTALFGALRSPWALVVPAVVALLGLAVAAPTFAYASAVDSDSWLAMLFRFAVIPMTLFAGVFFPVESLPVGLRWVAYATPLWHGVDLCRAATLGVAPQWSVAGHLLYLAAWALGGWLLAHRAFRRKLVV, from the coding sequence GTGACGCAACAGGCGCGAGAGCGGGCGCGGCCGCCGCTACCCCGGGTGCCGGCGCTCGCCGTGCTGGCGCACTACCTGGTCGGTTACCGGCGCACCTGGCGCGCCGGGGTGTTCTCCTCGTTCCTGCTGCCGGTGCTGACCGTGGTCGGCTTCGGGCTGGGCGTCGGGGCCTACATCGACCAGGGCGTCGGCGGGGTGCGCTACCTCGACTGGCTGGTGCCGGGGCTGATCGCCTCGACGGCGTTGCAGGTGGCCATCGGCGAGTCGACCTGGCCGGTGTTCAGCAACTTCCAGTGGATCAAGACGTACTTCGCGCAGAGCGCCGCGCCGCTGCGGGTGGCCGACATCCTCACCGGTCACCTGGCCTTCGTGCTGTTCCGGGTGCTCACCACAATCGCCGCGTTCCTGCTGGTGACCGCCCTGTTCGGGGCGCTGCGATCGCCGTGGGCGCTGGTGGTGCCGGCGGTGGTGGCGCTGCTCGGGCTGGCCGTGGCGGCGCCCACCTTCGCCTACGCGTCGGCGGTCGACAGTGACAGCTGGCTGGCCATGCTGTTCCGCTTCGCGGTCATCCCGATGACGCTCTTCGCCGGGGTGTTCTTCCCGGTCGAGTCGCTGCCGGTGGGGCTGCGCTGGGTGGCGTACGCGACGCCGCTCTGGCACGGCGTCGACCTCTGCCGGGCGGCCACCCTGGGCGTCGCTCCGCAGTGGTCGGTCGCCGGCCACCTGCTCTACCTCGCGGCCTGGGCGCTCGGCGGCTGGCTGCTGGCCCACCGCGCGTTCCGCCGCAAGCTGGTCGTCTGA